Within Triticum dicoccoides isolate Atlit2015 ecotype Zavitan chromosome 1B, WEW_v2.0, whole genome shotgun sequence, the genomic segment ttcacctaatggcacagtattatcaagcatagaggtagtttcatcataagcatcacacatagcagaagtggtatcatcaataacatgcgacatatcagaattaagagCAGgactaggtgtcgcaagtttactcaaaatagaaggtgaataaagtgcagagctagatggcagttccttacctcccctcgtatttgagggataaatcttggttttctcaTCTTTTAAGTTCCTCATAGTGAGCACCAGATAtagatcccaagtgactcaaagaatagagctatgctccccggaaacggtgctagaaaatagtcttgataacccaaaaatataggggatcgcaacagtttttgagggtagagtattcaacccaaatttattgattcgacacaaggggagccaaagaatattctcaagtattagcagttgagttgtcaattacagcacacctggaaaacttaatatctgcagcaaagtatttagtagcaaagtaatatggaagtaacggtaatagtggcaaaagtaacagtacagttttgtagtaattgtaatagtggcaatggtaaagtaactaagcaaagatcaatatgtgaaaagctcgtaggcattggatcagtgatggataattatgtcatatgtgatgcaatagttataacatagggtgacatagaactagctccagttcatcaatgtaatgtaggcatgtattccgaatatagtcatacatgcttatggaaaagaactttcatgacatcttttgtcctaccctcccatggcaacggggtcctattggaaactaagggatattaaggccgccttttaatagagtaccagaccaaagcattaacacttagtgaatacatgaactcctcaaactacgatcatcactaggagtggtcccggttattgtcacttcggggttgccggatcataacacatagtaggtgactactgacttgcaagataggatcaagaactcacatatattcatgaaaacatgataggttcagatctaaaatcatggtactcgggccctagtgaaaagcattaagcatcgcaaagtcatagcaacatcaatcttagaacataatggatattgggatcaaaccctaacaaaactaactcgattacatggtaaatctcatccaacccatcaccgtctagcaagcctatgatagaattactcaagaacggcggtgagcatcatgaaattggtgatggaggatggttgatgatgacaatggcgacggattcccctctccggagccccaaactgactccagatcagccctcccaagagagattagggctttgcggcggctctgtatcgcaaaacgcgatgaatccttctctcttggtttttttctccctgaacgtgaatatatagagttggagttgaggttggtggagcctcagggggcccacaagacagggggcacacccaaggggggcaggtgcgcctcccaccctcgtggacagggtgtgggcccctggtcttgattctttcgccggtattttctattaattccaaaaatattctccgtgaggtttcaggtcattccgagaacttttatttctgcataaaaataacaccatggcaattctgctgaaaacaacgttagtccgggttagttccattcaaatcatgcaagttagagtccaaaacaaggcaaaagtgtttgcaaaagtagatacgatggagacgtgtcagtagcccaagtcaagctgccgcatgtgtttgaaatctgactcttGGACACgtatcagttccttagtgacccagggtcattttgaacaaatcaggtcgggttgcctcctggctataaatagcccaccccctacaccataaattggtggctgctcaaagttagtgcacaacatttttcgtttgagagcaacccacctccgaagcctttgagagagtaatccttgcgaggacaaagcccaaaacacctagagccaaagagttttAGGCattactgaagtctttctgtctgcgtgatctgaagacttattacacttgaggactgtgaatcctccagccagttaggtgtcacgttctgagcatccaagagtcattgtggattgccggtgaatgaagttagTGAAGGTTTGgatgtctcccttgaagacttaccagagtgattgggcaaggaataagtgttcttagctcaaggggaataaggcgaagacgcggtcttctgggttgaatctcagcctccctaaccagacgtacagttgtcacagcaactggaactggtccaacaaatccttgtcctctccgagcaactcgTTCTATccttacctctctttacttacggtttgtcttcgtgaagtcattgcatgtttgtctaatctgattgacttcactgagtgaagactatttactgtttggcttcacactgtcttccatcctgatccttactacctagctgctgatagtcttcgtgttttcatttcattgcttacttgactatggcttgtctagtgtagtctaccttccgcagcatatcaataggttcatttctattgtttgtcttcaaagcacctGTGTTTTAAAgacattcataaaaatcgcctattcacccccctctagtcgaatactagcactttcactaagggtgctaacaaagtgtgtaagctccagcgatccatctatggactagtggaagcgtctcggagttggaatatacgctttgatgaggtgatcaaagcatatggttttatacagacttatggtgaagactgtgtttagaagaaagtgagtgggagctctataacatttctaatattatacgtggatgacatattgttgactggaaatgatatagaatttctggatagcataaaaggatacttgaataagaatttttcaataaaagacctcggtaaagcagcgtatatattgggcatcaagatctattaggatagatcaagatgcttaataggactttcacaaaccacataccttgattaGATTTtggagaagttcaaaatggattagtccaagaatgggttcttgcctgttttgcaaggtgtgaaattgagtaagactcaaaacccgaccacggtagaagatagagagagaatgaaagtcattatgtatgccttagccataggttctataaaatatgcaacgctgtataccagacctattgtgtgccttgccatgagtatggcaagggggtacaatagtgatccaggagtggatcactggaaagcggtcaaaattatccgtaggtacctaaagaggactaaggaaatgtttctcggttatggaggtgataaagagttcgtcgtaaagggttacatcaatgcaagctttgacaccgatccggatgactctgagtctcattttggatacgtattgaacgtgtgagcaattagctagagtagctccatgcggaGCATTTTAGACAAAGAAATTTTCAAAGTACGCACAGAtttgaatattgcagacccattgactaaaacctctctcacaaactaaacatgatcacaccttagaactctttgggtgttaatcaaatggggatgtgaactagattattgactctagtaaactctttgggtattagtcacatggcgatgtgaactatgggtattaattacatgatgatgtgaactagattattgactctagtgcaaatggaagaatgatggaaatatgccctagaggaaataataaagttgttattattatatttccttattcatgataaaggtttattattcatcctagaattgtattgaccggtaacttaaatacatgtgtggatacataaacaaataccgtgtccctagtgagcctctactagactagcttgttgatcaacagatggttaaggtttcctaaccatagacatgtgttgtcacttgataacgggatcaaatcattaggagaatgatttgatggacaagatccattcaTTAGCTTCACATATGATCGttaagtttattgctactgctttcttaaatgtcaaatgcatattccttcgaccatgagatcatgcaactcccggataccggaggaatagcttgtgtgctatcaaacgttgcaacataactgggtgatcataaatatgctctacaggtatcttcaaaggtgtctgttgagttggcatggatcgagattgggatttgtcactccttgtgacagagaggtatcactaggccctctcggtaatacaatgtcacaagaagcttgcaagcaaagtgactaaggagttagttgcgagatgatgtattacggaacgagtaaagggacttgccggtgatgagattgaactgggtatgaagataccgacgatcgaatctcgggcaagtaacataccgacggacaaagggaactacatatgttgtcataaaggtttgaccgataaagatcttgatagaatatgtaggaaccaatatgggcatccaggtcctgctattggttattgagcggagagatgtctcggtcatgtctacatcattctcgaacccgtagggtcggcacgcttaacgttcgttgacgatatagtactatatgagttatgtgagttggtgaccgaatgttgtttggactcccggatgagataccgaacatggcgaggagctccggaatggtccggaggtaaagattgatatataggacgatattaTTTGGTCTCTGGAAAGATTTCGGAATGTACCGGGTAtttatcgggtcaccagaaggggttccgggagacctacggggagtatatgggcctaatgggccaaggggacGAACATAccatcccacaaggggctggcgctcCCTCTCCCTGGCCGTCGGCCCtatagggaaggaaaggggggcgcctaaGGCAAGGGACAGTCGGGCCCCCCTCATGCCTTCTCCTCCGCCcctaggaaggaaagggggtggcgccATAGGGCAGACGCCTAAGGGGGCCGGCGGCCacccttggggcgcaccctggtTGCCTtccctccccccacctatatatacatgagaGGGAGGGGGCGTCACACAACCCACGACATTCCtcaagccgtgtgtggcgcccctctCCCCGGTTTCATCTTCCGTCAAGTTTTTCCATAGTGCACAGTGAAGCCCTGCGGGAACaagttcaccaccaccgtcaccaggtCCTCGTGCTGCCGGaattcatctactacttcgcctctcttgctggatcgagaagacgagaacgtcatcgagttgaacgtgtgctgaacgcggaggtgccatacgttcggtacttgatcaggacggatcgtgaaggtgtacgactacatcaactgcgtaaataaacgcttccgcttaagggtctaagagggtacgtagacacactctcccctctcgtagctatacatcttcatggatagatcttgcgtgtgcgtagaaatttttttattttccgtacaacgttccccaacaatgggcaTTTCCAAAACCGATGAAGAGTCGTCTCCTCTCGGTTACAAATGGGGCAGAAGATACCCTCCTTAATTTCTTGTCGATGAAATCCGGATCCTACACCAAGTCGGTCCTAATGAGTCTTCATACATGAATTTTTACTTTGCCCGGAACCTCCGTATTCCATAACTCGTTCCAACCATGTCTAGCAACCACCGTAGAGGAGCAAGATGGGTTGTCCCACTGCATTTTAGAGCCTGTTTGGGACTGCTCTGCTCCTTAAATTTCAGCTCCGCTCTGGAAAATACAAGCCAAACGGGGTAACTCCATGATATGCCGCTCCGCAAAAAAAGTAGAATCTGGAGTACAACTCCCAGATTTTTATGAAGCTCCTGAGGGGGTGCTCCAAAAAACTCTAGAAGCTGGAGTTGAGGAAAAATTACCCAccagtgccaccagtaagtggatacCCCTTCGTTTCTTTCCCCCTCAACGAATCAAATAGATCCTTTCCACCAATTTCCCATTCTTGAAGTTGGAGCTGCATGCAAGCCAAACATTCTCTTCGGTAGTGCTACAACTTCTGTATGAAACTGCTCCAAAGTGAATTTGGTGGAGCGAAGCTGATTTTGATGAAGCAGAGCAGTCCCAAACAAGCCTTTAAGGTGATATGCAGACCGAACGGTGAAGTAGCCATTCTTTCTAATTCCATGTGTCATAGTCCTCTCAACCCAACCCACCCACGAGGATTTGGCAAATATATTTAGCATCAGGCTTTTATTCCGTCTCAACGGGACATGATTTGCTATTACTATGAAATCCAGAAATGAAAAATGAAGAAGATGTTATGCCGGCTCACCATCTCAAAGGTGCTTATAGGGATAAATTTTTTTAGGGGTGCTTGTAGGGATATGATATTGTACGTTTTGACTTAAGATGAGTGTTTTTGCGTGTATGTAAGCTTCTATGATTATACTATGTTGAATTGAAAAAAAAAGGCACCACATCATTCGGTCGAAAATCTCAATCCCAAGTAAGTATGTTCTTCTTGCATGTACAGGAAAGAATTATGCTACACGTGACGTGAGAGAGAAGTTTCTCTCGAACGCTCCTTTTGTTCCTTCCTTCCTTGCTCGCACCTCCATGCTTCACTCCCACTCTTCACCACCTCTACCCGGCCGTCTCCACAAAACGAAGCTCCTCCTCGCTGGCCGGCGCGGCACACAGCTCTCTCGTCTCCCCTACTCGCCAATGCCGCTCTCCCTGGCACTGCTCCTCACTCTCACCCCCCTCCTCCTCCCTGCCGCAGTGGCCGCCGACGGCAACGTCCGGCGGCTGCTCCACGAGCCGCTCTTCCCCATCGAGTGGACCCCGCCCCCGTCCCCGCCCGCTTCAGCTCCGCCCTCGCCGGGCTTCAGCTCCGACCCCTCCACGCCAGCCCCGCCCGACACGGTCGTCACCCCGGCGCCGCCGCAGCCCAGCACCGTCCCCGCCGTGGTCTCGTCCCCTGGAAGCCCCGCCCCGCGCGTCCACGGCGGCGGAGGCACCTCCAAGGCCGCCATAGTCGTCgcatccgccgccgccgcggcctttCTCGCCCTTTTCGCCTTCGCCGCCGCGTTCCTCCTCACCGGCCGCGTTCCGCGCCACCCGGTCCAGCCGCGCGTCCCCGAGCACCCCGGCGGCCATGCCCACGTCCCGGGGTCGTCGGATCCCAACGCCGCTGTGGCCAGCTCCTCCACGGCCTCCCACTACCGCAAGACCCGGCACGAACGCGCGCGGCGGGGCATTTGCCACGACGTCGACACCGTCCCGAGCCCGGAGCTCCGCCCGCTCCCGCCGCTGCGGCGGGAGTCTGCCGCGGCAGTgggctcgtccgaggaggaggcgccGTATTACACGCCGGGTCAGCACTCGGCGGGGTCCGGCTCCGGCGGCGCCGAGGCCCGCGGGACATGGACCGAGGCAAGCGCGTCCAGCTCCAGCGCACGCACCACCACGCCCTCGCGCCGCAGCCTGCCCAGTCTCACCAGCGACTTCTTCCCCGCGACCCCGGCCGCCTCTGCTTCCATCACCGCGCcccctcccgctcctccgccacaaCGGTCCCGCCGCACGCCGCCGGGCACCCGGTTCTCGGCGGGGACTGCCAACCCTCCGCCACCGCAGCCACAAGCATTCAACAACGCACTATCCATGCGCCGGTCACTCAACCCGGTCCGAGCAGAGGATCCCAGCATCGCCGTGCGTGCGGCGCCCGCCATGGCGATCATGAAAGAAACTGACGACGGGGACAGCACGCGGACGCACGGTAATGATGGAGCCCGACCGAGGCTGAAGCCGCTGCACCGGGAAAAGGGAGTCCGCGGCGGCGCGAGCTCCGATGACCGCGACATGGCCTGGGACAGGCTCAAGTCCAACTCCTTCCAGTTAAGGATGCATATTATAATGGCAGACCAGATGCAGGATTTTTGTGTCGTTTTGTTGGGCCTGTGGATCTCACAACAGTTTTTCTTGCAGGTCGGATGAGGACATGATCGAGGTGCTCGCCATGAACAGTGTGGCAGCTAGGGACACATCGAGGAAAGGTGGCATGTCGACGAAGCTTAGGCGGGAGGAGAGGGTCCTTGACCCGGAGAAGGAACAGAGCATT encodes:
- the LOC119348928 gene encoding formin-like protein 4 gives rise to the protein MPLSLALLLTLTPLLLPAAVAADGNVRRLLHEPLFPIEWTPPPSPPASAPPSPGFSSDPSTPAPPDTVVTPAPPQPSTVPAVVSSPGSPAPRVHGGGGTSKAAIVVASAAAAAFLALFAFAAAFLLTGRVPRHPVQPRVPEHPGGHAHVPGSSDPNAAVASSSTASHYRKTRHERARRGICHDVDTVPSPELRPLPPLRRESAAAVGSSEEEAPYYTPGQHSAGSGSGGAEARGTWTEASASSSSARTTTPSRRSLPSLTSDFFPATPAASASITAPPPAPPPQRSRRTPPGTRFSAGTANPPPPQPQAFNNALSMRRSLNPVRAEDPSIAVRAAPAMAIMKETDDGDSTRTHGNDGARPRLKPLHREKGVRGGASSDDRDMAWDRLKSNSFQSDEDMIEVLAMNSVAARDTSRKGGMSTKLRREERVLDPEKEQSIAILMRALNVTPDEVSEALLNGNGECLGAELLETLVKMAPTKEEELKLREFTGESSKLGSVECFLKAVLDIPFAFKRIDAMLYQANFENEITYLRKCFQTIEAACDDLKGSRLFLKLLEAVLRTGNRMNIDTNWSEPKASKLDTLLKLADVKGADGKTTLLHSAVQEIARSEDEKSDEIAENHIQFRKHGLKVVSGLSSELGNVKKAATMDFDVLHGYVSKLEAGVGKITSVILLEKQCRKGEGFFAAMRGFLMEAEQGIRQVRGEERKAMERVKEITGYFHGNTAKEEARPLRIFIVARDFVAILDRVCREVGQQDRAFVGSARSFRASATTPTPLLSMHGQHGGDGNSDEATLLGVGNGD